A window from Cryptomeria japonica chromosome 1, Sugi_1.0, whole genome shotgun sequence encodes these proteins:
- the LOC131072473 gene encoding uncharacterized protein LOC131072473, with protein sequence MEIFKWTEVVSSNRRNRGFWLIFGVLAGFSAVVFALALCARNALRHGVRKEEDEGTASAWLHWPGWSAVKNGGAAEGGGGEILRGPQRLYALIRNNGSFSERVRTGDVAGAKRQGVNQTGIPVWQRRILMGERCRLPDYSGLILYDQYGNPLPQNPDRLQNVMN encoded by the coding sequence ATGGAGATTTTCAAGTGGACAGAGGTCGTCAGTTCGAATCGTCGTAACCGAGGGTTTTGGCTTATATTTGGGGTTTTAGCTGGGTTTTCGGCGGTGGTTTTTGCGCTGGCGCTCTGTGCAAGAAATGCGCTCAGACATGGCGTCAGGAAGGAAGAAGACGAGGGTACGGCAAGCGCGTGGCTCCATTGGCCGGGGTGGAGCGCGGTTAAAAATGGCGGCGCAGCGGAAGGCGGCGGAGGGGAAATTTTGAGAGGGCCTCAGCGGCTGTACGCTCTGATTCGTAATAATGGCAGTTTCTCGGAGCGGGTTCGAACCGGCGACGTGGCTGGTGCTAAAAGGCAGGGGGTTAATCAGACTGGAATTCCTGTATGGCAGAGGAGAATCTTAATGGGAGAGCGTTGCAGGCTTCCTGATTATAGCGGCCTCATTCTTTATGACCAGTATGGGAATCCCCTTCCGCAGAACCCTGATAGACTGCAGAACGTAATGAATTGA